CGATCTCTCTCATAGCCATACTGACGAGTTACGAGGGTAAAGTTGAACCTCGTATAGTTAAGGAGGTCGTCGTGATATCACTGATCTCAGGGCTGCTTTCATGCTTCACATTCTTCCTCCTCACCCCGAGGTGAAGATCGTGGATAAGGGGTTCCTCTTAGCCATCTATAGCATTATATCTGGATGGATACTCATCTTGATGTCACTATTCTTGATTAAAGTGCTGATCACGACTTTAGGGACTAAGGGGCTCTTTATAGCCCTAACAGAGGCTGTAGTTGGCTTCTTAGCTCTAGGTGGAGCTCTCTACCTGTGGTATCTCACGCTCAGAGCACTGTTCCTGAGGGTAAAATCGACGCCGAGGAAGGGCAATGGTGGGCCCGGGGGGACTTGAACCCCCGACCTCCCGCTTTTCCTCTGGGGTCCCTGTAGCGGGAGCCGCCATATAAGGCGGGCGCTCTATCCAGTCTGAGCCACGGGCCCCAGCCCTGATCGATAAGGGACTGGACCTATATATAAGGATTAGCTAGGCTTCATGGAGATGGCATGAGTTCGACTATCCCGGAACCCGCCCATAAAGTGTGGATAGAGGAGCTCAGAGAGGGTAGATTCGAGGATATATCGATCAATCAGGTGCGCTACTTCCGATTACCTTGGGGGAGCGTCTCCAAGGTGAGGGTGATGGGATTGGTCATCAATTCATGGATGAGCGACGACGGCACCTTCGCCTGGATAGAGGTGCACGATGGTAGTGGAAGCATTCAAGTTAAGGCTTGGGAGGAGGATATAGACAGGATCACAGATCCTGACACGGGTAAGCTGTTGGAAACCGGTTCCTTGGTCGATGTGATAGGCAGGATAAGGAGCTGGAGGGACACCCTCTACCTGTATCCTATTCTTGTGATCAAGGTAAGGGATCCTAATGCCATTTTTCTCAGAGAACTTGAGGTTTTAAGGAGGAAATTGAGATATCAGGCTGCTCCCAGAGGTGTTTCTACAGCGGAAACCCTTAACTTAAGGACTATAATCAAGTTGCTCAAGGAAATAGGCCCTCTAGATGGTAGGGAGATGGCTGATCTCCTCAAGGTCGATGAGGGTCAACTCATCGTCCAGCTCCATGAGCTGGAGGACTTAGGTTTAATATACGAAGATAACGGAAAATACGTGTACGTTGGATGGGGTGATAAACATGTCAAGCAAAGAGGAGTATCTGGAGATGCTTAGAGAGGCTAGGGAGCAGCTACCTGCCGTTGTGGTTAGTGGGGAGAGGTTCACGCCTCCTAAGCCCATAATTGCGATAGAAGGCAAGCAAACTCACATAGTCAATTTCAAGGAGATAACTACCGCCTTAAACAGGGATCCCAAGCTCCTAGCTAGGTATCTGTCCAAAGAATTGGGCTCTCCCTACTTCCTAACCGAGGACGGTAGGAAGCTCATATTGAGCAGGAGGATAGATCCCAGACAGGTGGAGAACAGGGTGGAGAGATTCATCAGGACTTACGTGATATGCCCTCAC
This DNA window, taken from Thermoproteota archaeon, encodes the following:
- a CDS encoding translation initiation factor IF-2 subunit beta; protein product: MSSKEEYLEMLREAREQLPAVVVSGERFTPPKPIIAIEGKQTHIVNFKEITTALNRDPKLLARYLSKELGSPYFLTEDGRKLILSRRIDPRQVENRVERFIRTYVICPHCGRPDTVIVKIKKAWVLRCQACGAETPIPKI
- a CDS encoding OB-fold nucleic acid binding domain-containing protein — its product is MSSTIPEPAHKVWIEELREGRFEDISINQVRYFRLPWGSVSKVRVMGLVINSWMSDDGTFAWIEVHDGSGSIQVKAWEEDIDRITDPDTGKLLETGSLVDVIGRIRSWRDTLYLYPILVIKVRDPNAIFLRELEVLRRKLRYQAAPRGVSTAETLNLRTIIKLLKEIGPLDGREMADLLKVDEGQLIVQLHELEDLGLIYEDNGKYVYVGWGDKHVKQRGVSGDA